GATTTTCACTTTCTTGATGGTATCATCATCCGGATCGACTGGTTTCATGGCTGAGTTGATATATAAAAAGCCCACAAGACCAACTATCCCAATTAGTAAAATAAGCGAAGCTACCGTAATCATGATGATTTTACGAACCAGCTTGGCTTCTCCTTGCTGTTCTAACAATTTCATTCGGATATGTTCCTTTTTAGATAAATTTTTATCTTTTTCATCCATTTTCATTCCCCCTGCAAACTCAACACCAACTACAGAATGGTTTCTTGATGATGCTTTCTCTAATTAATCTTTGCTTCGAACATTATACTAAAATCAACAAATAATTACATGTTTTTTGCAAAACTACATTCATCAATACTCTATTTATGGCAAAAATGCACTAGTTTTGTCAATATACAGATGTTATTTTATAGGAAAATAGTGATATCTTTGTCTACAGTCTTTTTATGGCTTGTACAATTTAGTCGTTGATTTCCGCTCCAGGCACTCGCTTTCCGCGGGCGGTCCGGGAGCCTCCTCGGCTTGCGCCTGCGGGGTCTCCCCTAGACGCGCTTTTCCCGCAGGAGTCTCGCACCTTACTCTCCAATCAACTTTGTTTTAATTATTTACTCAGCTTAAAAAAAATTCCCCCTGCATGTATTAGGCATTTCAGGAAATGAAAGGAATATTCATACAGGAATGGTATTATTAATTAATGATATAGAAAGGTGTGAAGGAGTTGGATAATTCTTATTTTGTAGGTTGGGGGACATTGGCACTCATAAACGCCGGACTTGCTCAAGGTAAAAATAGAACGGCGTTGAATTGGTTCTTGTTATCATTATTTTTAGGTCCACTCGCTACATTTATACTTTTATTCGCAGAGAAAAGATAAGGCCGTTACTAGTACATAAATGAAAAACCGTCCTTAATGTCTACTGTTTTTTAGGGGTTTGTACAATTTGAACGTTGATTTCCTTTCCAGGCACTCGCTTTCCGCGGGCGGTCCGGGAGCCTCCTCGGCGCCTTTGCGCCTGCGGGGTCTCCGATTGACACGCTTTTCCCGCAGGAGTCTCGTACCTTCCATTCCAATCAACTTTGTTTTAAAATTTAGATTGAGCCCCTTTTCAAAAAAAGAACCGACCTTTAGGGGCCGGTTTTTTTCTTATTCTTCTTCTTCTTCTTGGTCAAGGAATGTATTTAACATTTCTTCGACAAGATCCCATTCTTCTTCTGTTTCGATCGGTGTAAGTTCACCATCTTTATTATCTTCGCTTGGTACGAATGATGAAGCGTGGATTTCAATTTCTTCCTCGTCATCTTCTGCAGACATCGGATAGTAAAGTACATAAGATTTGTTGAATTTAT
The DNA window shown above is from Peribacillus sp. FSL P2-0133 and carries:
- a CDS encoding DUF1292 domain-containing protein; translation: MEHGENNITVVDENGNEQLCEILFTFDSDKFNKSYVLYYPMSAEDDEEEIEIHASSFVPSEDNKDGELTPIETEEEWDLVEEMLNTFLDQEEEEE